In the genome of Desulfuromonas sp. DDH964, one region contains:
- a CDS encoding type II toxin-antitoxin system HipA family toxin, with the protein MGRKRQRSELFVAMNGEDVGLLTRASTGKLEFRYDDGWLGSRSGRPLSLSMPLARQIYSGDVVENFFDNLLPDSLPIRNRIQKKFGARSNRGFDLLWHIGRDCIGAIQLSPEHPPVTIKSIESELLTDAEIAETLKSYRTKPLGMSAENEFRISMAGAQEKSAFLRREDGWHRPLGATPTSHIVKLPIGRIEHSDLDLSESLENEWLCHAIFKAYGVPIANAEIMTFESIKTLVVERFDRRWAKDRSWLIRLPQEDMCQALNVPPNLKYESDGGPGIEEIMALLLGSENSLEDRKLFMTQVFLFWVLGAIDGHAKNFSIFLLPTGAYRLTPAYDVISAYPILKSRKEISMAMAVSGNRRHYKWEGIFARHWFATAKRCNFPKDEMSEILGRVLGDVDKVIEKVAADLPVGFPDKVATAIFSGMRKARDRMI; encoded by the coding sequence ATGGGCCGCAAACGCCAAAGGTCTGAGCTGTTCGTAGCCATGAATGGCGAAGACGTGGGCCTGCTCACCCGGGCATCCACCGGGAAGCTCGAATTCCGCTACGACGATGGGTGGTTGGGGAGCCGATCCGGGCGGCCGCTCTCGCTCTCCATGCCTCTGGCACGGCAGATTTATTCAGGTGATGTCGTTGAAAATTTCTTTGACAACCTGTTGCCGGACAGCCTGCCGATTCGAAACCGAATCCAGAAAAAATTCGGGGCCAGGTCAAATCGCGGCTTTGATCTTTTGTGGCACATCGGCAGAGACTGCATCGGGGCGATTCAGCTTTCCCCAGAGCATCCTCCTGTCACCATCAAGTCCATCGAATCCGAACTGTTGACCGACGCGGAAATTGCAGAAACGCTTAAAAGCTACCGGACCAAACCGCTGGGAATGTCCGCGGAAAACGAGTTTCGTATATCAATGGCCGGGGCACAGGAAAAATCAGCATTTTTGCGGCGCGAAGACGGATGGCATCGGCCACTGGGAGCAACTCCGACCAGCCATATTGTCAAACTGCCGATTGGCCGGATCGAGCACAGCGACCTGGACCTGAGTGAAAGCCTTGAAAACGAATGGCTCTGCCACGCAATTTTCAAGGCCTATGGCGTGCCGATCGCAAACGCAGAAATCATGACCTTCGAAAGTATAAAGACCCTGGTCGTTGAACGCTTCGACCGGCGATGGGCAAAAGACAGATCCTGGTTGATTCGACTGCCACAGGAAGACATGTGCCAGGCCCTGAATGTTCCGCCGAACCTCAAATACGAATCAGATGGAGGGCCCGGCATCGAGGAGATCATGGCACTGCTCCTGGGCTCTGAGAATAGCCTTGAGGACCGGAAACTATTCATGACCCAGGTATTCTTGTTCTGGGTACTGGGTGCCATAGATGGACACGCAAAGAACTTCAGCATATTCCTTCTGCCCACCGGAGCCTACAGGCTCACGCCAGCCTATGACGTCATTTCAGCCTATCCCATTCTCAAAAGCAGGAAAGAGATCTCCATGGCCATGGCCGTTTCTGGGAATCGACGTCATTACAAATGGGAAGGGATTTTTGCAAGGCACTGGTTTGCCACAGCCAAAAGGTGCAATTTCCCTAAAGATGAGATGTCGGAGATTCTGGGAAGAGTTTTGGGAGATGTGGACAAGGTGATCGAGAAAGTCGCAGCGGACCTGCCCGTTGGATTCCCGGACAAAGTCGCTACAGCGATTTTTTCGGGCATGCGAAAAGCAAGGGATCGTATGATTTAA
- the selA gene encoding L-seryl-tRNA(Sec) selenium transferase, with protein sequence MSKTASQSNLLRQLPGIDTLLASETLTALAGEIPHQLLVEAAQQVVAELRTTLLAGQEPVDLDLGRLSVQVASRARRLAALNLRPVLNLTGTILHTNLGRAPLAPSALAAVTAVSKGYSNLELDLASGERGHRYSHIEGLLQRLTGAEAATVVNNNAGAVLLALTALAQGREAIVSRGELVEIGGAFRIPDVMAAGGVLLREVGSTNKTHLADYRNAIGEATGLLLKVHTSNYRIVGFTSSVTSAELVALGREKNLPVLEDLGSGMLLDLSPFGLPREPTVAEAVAAGLDVVTFSGDKLLGGPQAGLIVGRREAIETIRRHPLARALRSDKLTLAALEATLRLYLDPQRALAEIPALRTLSRSADELRRRCRRLQQRIRKSCGAALDVQVVAATATVGGGALPLTELEGYALALFPQNGSVDQLATRLRNGELPVVGRLHEDRLLLDLRTLASDEEGPLVAALAAVTTPEP encoded by the coding sequence ATGTCCAAAACCGCTTCCCAATCGAACCTCTTGCGTCAACTTCCCGGCATCGACACCCTGTTGGCCAGCGAAACGCTGACCGCCCTGGCCGGGGAGATCCCCCACCAGCTTCTGGTCGAGGCGGCGCAGCAGGTCGTGGCCGAGTTGCGTACCACGCTCCTTGCTGGCCAGGAACCCGTCGACCTTGACCTGGGCCGTTTGAGCGTGCAGGTGGCCAGCCGCGCCCGCCGGCTCGCCGCGCTCAACCTGCGCCCCGTCCTCAATCTGACCGGCACCATCCTCCACACCAACCTCGGGCGCGCCCCCCTGGCGCCCTCCGCCCTGGCCGCAGTAACAGCGGTCTCCAAGGGCTATTCCAATCTGGAACTCGACCTCGCCAGCGGCGAACGGGGGCACCGCTACAGCCACATTGAGGGATTGCTGCAACGCCTCACCGGCGCCGAAGCGGCGACCGTGGTCAACAACAACGCCGGTGCCGTGTTGCTGGCCCTGACCGCGCTGGCACAGGGCCGGGAGGCAATCGTCTCCCGCGGCGAACTGGTGGAGATCGGCGGCGCCTTTCGCATCCCCGATGTCATGGCGGCCGGCGGCGTCCTTCTGCGCGAGGTCGGCAGCACCAACAAGACCCACCTCGCCGACTACCGCAACGCCATCGGCGAGGCCACCGGGCTGTTGCTCAAAGTCCATACCAGCAATTACCGCATCGTCGGCTTTACCAGCAGCGTCACCAGCGCCGAGCTCGTCGCCCTCGGCCGGGAAAAGAATCTCCCGGTCCTGGAAGATCTCGGCAGCGGCATGCTCCTCGACCTCTCCCCCTTTGGCCTGCCCCGGGAACCGACGGTGGCCGAAGCGGTGGCCGCCGGTCTCGACGTCGTCACCTTCTCCGGCGACAAGCTTCTCGGCGGACCCCAGGCGGGACTGATCGTCGGTCGACGTGAAGCGATTGAGACGATTCGCCGCCACCCGCTGGCCCGGGCGCTGCGCAGCGACAAGCTGACCCTGGCCGCGCTGGAAGCGACCCTGCGCCTCTATCTCGATCCGCAACGGGCCCTGGCCGAAATCCCGGCCCTGCGCACTCTCTCCCGGTCGGCAGACGAGCTGCGCCGCCGCTGCCGGCGGCTGCAACAGCGGATCCGGAAAAGCTGCGGCGCGGCACTGGACGTTCAGGTCGTTGCGGCGACGGCGACGGTCGGTGGCGGCGCCCTGCCGCTGACCGAACTGGAGGGTTACGCCCTGGCGTTATTCCCGCAGAACGGCTCCGTTGACCAATTGGCCACCCGGCTGAGAAACGGCGAACTTCCCGTGGTGGGACGCCTGCATGAAGACCGCCTGCTCCTCGACCTGCGCACCCTCGCCAGCGACGAGGAAGGGCCACTCGTCGCGGCCCTGGCCGCCGTCACCACGCCAGAGCCATGA
- the selB gene encoding selenocysteine-specific translation elongation factor, translating into MSQSKRHFIIGTAGHVDHGKTALIRALTGEETDRLKEEKDRGISIDLGFAPFRLPGGEVAGVVDVPGHERFIHNMLAGVGGMDLVLLVIDVNEGVMPQTREHLDILQLLGIERGILVLTKCDLAEPDWIDIVEEEVREQVAGSFLAEAPCCRVSSISGAGMSELVKTIREQLKSTTPKDADGPLRLPVDRHFSVSGFGTVVTGTLISGSVTAGATVEVLPPGEQVRVREVQVHGKKTDQALAGQRVALNLVGLDRARIERGTVVGTPGIFEQTERLDARLTLLDSAPRPLKFRDPVHFYLGTARVVGLVALLDRDQLKPGESALVQIHLDRPLVAHRQDRFIIRSYSPMTTIGGGVVIDPDPVKHRRFRDEVMTALRELESGEKSFLLQKLADHEVQRVKELEQLSGLGQERIRSHLEELAAQGGVVLLGDQWLTTATLRAWRRKLIEAVAGYHASHPILPGMPRATVKSLLPAALGPKGFDQLTALMSAAQELTCSGELVAQPTFAPTLPPELERLVANIENAYRDAGAQAKNRQEMLDRLGIAPAAAETALAYLFSQGRLVRLNDETFFHRDTYQAALQLLHDHFARQQTLTLAEFRDLLGSSRKQVQALLEFWDGLKYTLRQGDARVAWKLPMEKSANDRMDEPNEHEQGRR; encoded by the coding sequence ATGAGCCAGAGCAAACGCCACTTCATTATCGGAACGGCCGGCCATGTCGACCACGGCAAGACCGCCTTGATCCGCGCCCTGACCGGAGAAGAGACCGACCGGCTCAAGGAAGAGAAGGACCGCGGTATCTCCATCGATCTCGGCTTCGCGCCGTTTCGCCTCCCGGGAGGTGAAGTCGCCGGGGTGGTCGATGTCCCCGGCCATGAGCGCTTTATCCACAACATGCTCGCCGGCGTTGGCGGCATGGACCTGGTACTGCTGGTGATTGACGTCAACGAAGGGGTGATGCCGCAGACGCGCGAGCATCTCGACATTCTGCAACTCCTCGGCATCGAACGGGGCATCCTGGTGCTGACCAAGTGTGACCTGGCGGAGCCCGACTGGATCGACATTGTCGAAGAGGAAGTCCGTGAGCAGGTGGCAGGCAGTTTCCTGGCGGAAGCACCCTGCTGCCGGGTCTCCTCGATCAGCGGCGCCGGCATGTCGGAGCTGGTCAAAACCATCCGCGAACAGCTCAAGAGCACCACACCCAAAGACGCCGATGGCCCGTTACGCCTCCCCGTCGATCGCCACTTCAGTGTCAGCGGCTTCGGCACCGTCGTCACCGGCACCCTGATATCCGGCAGCGTCACTGCCGGCGCGACTGTGGAAGTCCTGCCGCCGGGCGAACAGGTGCGGGTGCGCGAAGTCCAGGTCCATGGCAAGAAGACCGACCAGGCGCTGGCTGGCCAACGGGTCGCCCTCAACCTGGTTGGGCTCGACCGGGCCCGCATCGAACGGGGAACCGTGGTCGGGACGCCGGGAATTTTTGAGCAGACCGAGCGCCTCGACGCCCGCCTTACCCTTCTCGACTCCGCTCCGCGGCCGCTAAAGTTCCGGGATCCGGTCCATTTTTACCTCGGCACCGCCCGGGTCGTCGGCCTGGTCGCCCTGCTCGATCGCGACCAGCTTAAGCCGGGAGAGAGCGCCCTGGTGCAGATCCACCTCGACCGGCCGCTGGTTGCCCATCGCCAGGACCGTTTCATCATTCGCTCCTATTCGCCGATGACCACCATCGGCGGTGGCGTGGTGATCGATCCCGACCCGGTAAAGCACCGCCGTTTTCGCGACGAGGTCATGACTGCGCTGCGCGAACTCGAGTCGGGCGAGAAATCGTTTCTGCTGCAGAAGCTTGCCGACCACGAAGTTCAAAGGGTCAAGGAACTCGAACAGCTCTCCGGGCTCGGCCAGGAGCGCATCCGCAGCCACCTCGAGGAGTTGGCGGCCCAAGGAGGGGTCGTACTTCTCGGCGACCAGTGGCTGACCACCGCGACCCTGCGGGCCTGGCGGCGCAAGCTGATCGAGGCCGTCGCGGGCTACCATGCCAGCCACCCGATCCTCCCCGGCATGCCCCGGGCCACGGTCAAGAGCCTGCTCCCTGCGGCCCTCGGACCAAAAGGCTTCGACCAGCTGACCGCCCTGATGAGCGCCGCCCAGGAACTGACCTGCAGCGGCGAACTGGTGGCGCAACCAACCTTTGCGCCGACCCTGCCCCCGGAACTGGAGCGGCTGGTGGCCAACATCGAAAATGCCTACCGTGACGCCGGCGCCCAGGCCAAGAACCGGCAGGAGATGCTCGACCGGCTGGGAATCGCGCCGGCCGCGGCCGAAACCGCCCTTGCCTACCTCTTCAGCCAGGGGCGACTGGTGCGCCTCAACGACGAGACCTTCTTCCATCGCGACACCTACCAGGCGGCACTGCAACTGCTGCACGACCACTTCGCGCGCCAGCAGACCCTGACCCTGGCCGAGTTTCGCGACCTCCTCGGCAGCTCCCGCAAACAGGTGCAGGCACTGCTGGAATTCTGGGACGGACTCAAGTACACTCTGCGCCAGGGCGATGCGCGGGTGGCCTGGAAACTGCCCATGGAAAAATCCGCGAATGACAGGATGGATGAGCCAAATGAACACGAACAGGGAAGGAGGTGA
- the selD gene encoding selenide, water dikinase SelD, with amino-acid sequence MSGPIKLTSLSRSSGUAAKLAPGPLAQVLRQLPQFDDPNLLSATIPCADAGVYRLDQNRALVQSVDFFTPIVDDPTSYGRIAAANALSDIYAMGGTPLTALSLVAFPPCLDTSVLVEILRGCTEKVLEAGAVIVGGHSVEDEEPKIGLAVTGLVDPARLVSSRGARPGDLLLLTKPLGTGILATALKGEMISEAEMAEAIAGMETLNREAAAAMLEAGVAACTDISGFGLLGHALEMAEASGVLLEFDGAALPSYPEVRELAAMGLIPTGSYRNREHYLPRVVEAERLDRALLDLLADPQTSGGLLLAVAPERLTVLQMALQARHVSAWPVGRVAAGPAGWLRVV; translated from the coding sequence ATGAGCGGACCAATCAAACTGACCAGCCTCTCCCGCAGCAGCGGTTGAGCCGCCAAACTGGCCCCCGGGCCGCTGGCGCAGGTGCTGCGCCAATTACCGCAGTTTGACGACCCCAACCTCCTCTCGGCCACGATTCCCTGTGCCGATGCCGGAGTTTACCGCCTCGACCAGAACCGGGCGCTGGTGCAGTCGGTCGATTTCTTTACGCCGATCGTCGACGATCCGACCAGCTATGGCCGCATCGCCGCTGCCAACGCCCTGTCGGATATCTACGCCATGGGCGGGACGCCGCTGACGGCGCTCTCCCTGGTCGCCTTCCCTCCCTGCCTCGACACCTCGGTCCTGGTGGAGATCCTGCGTGGCTGCACCGAAAAGGTCCTCGAAGCTGGCGCGGTGATCGTCGGCGGCCACAGTGTCGAGGACGAAGAACCGAAGATCGGCCTGGCGGTGACCGGCCTGGTCGACCCGGCGCGCCTGGTTTCCAGCCGCGGCGCGCGTCCCGGCGACCTGCTGCTGCTGACCAAACCCCTCGGTACCGGCATCCTCGCCACCGCCCTCAAGGGGGAGATGATCAGCGAGGCAGAGATGGCCGAGGCGATTGCCGGCATGGAGACCCTCAACCGCGAAGCGGCCGCGGCGATGCTTGAAGCCGGTGTCGCCGCCTGCACCGACATCAGCGGCTTCGGCCTGCTCGGTCATGCCCTGGAGATGGCGGAAGCGAGCGGGGTGCTGCTGGAGTTCGACGGCGCAGCCCTTCCCAGCTACCCCGAAGTCCGCGAACTGGCCGCCATGGGGCTGATCCCCACCGGCAGTTACCGCAATCGCGAGCATTACCTGCCGCGAGTGGTGGAGGCCGAGCGCCTCGACCGCGCCCTCCTCGACCTGCTCGCCGATCCACAGACCTCCGGGGGTCTGCTGCTGGCGGTGGCGCCGGAGCGACTGACCGTGTTACAAATGGCCCTGCAGGCGCGGCACGTCAGCGCATGGCCCGTCGGACGGGTCGCCGCAGGTCCGGCCGGCTGGCTGCGGGTCGTCTAG